A stretch of Argiope bruennichi chromosome 10, qqArgBrue1.1, whole genome shotgun sequence DNA encodes these proteins:
- the LOC129987635 gene encoding uncharacterized protein LOC129987635, producing the protein MDTLKQIAAGHSLVPAVLLKTTIASNVLHPKMQKAITATIGEVSAIRKMRSGDLLIEDSTKKQAQQVIKMKAIAHIPVTAASHTSLNFSKGVITCGELFNVPLEEITAELKPQGVTHVRQISIRRDEQLLPTKHYILTFHRPTIPEFIYAGYIKLPVRQYIPNPLRCFKCQRFGHSKINCRGTLTCARCAGKDHDSEQCNAPEKCVNCGGCHASFSRVCERWKIEKQITSIKFKESISYPEARKKVLAQTPKPGVSYASVVKTPFCANCQCTNCVKYNSQTTTVKNSSDSEIENSPSSAPETSKPVRSKSKSNSNSQRALKLKLSKRGLSPKELRTKLKKSATQNSVALGLATKGNVHKDLTSIFGSPKSPDSISLHPSDEEDELQMSCDVSPTLHNTSRNKLNSSVT; encoded by the exons ATGGACACTCTAAAGcaaattgccgcgggacactcacttgtGCCCGCTGTGCTGCTAAAGACCACGATAGCCAGCAATGTTCTGCACccgaaaa TGCAGAAAGCAATCACTGCAACAATTGGCGAAGTGTCTGCAATACGgaaaatgcgttctggtgacttgctgaTCGAAGATTCTACGAAAAAACAAGCACagcaagtaataaaaatgaaagctataGCTCACATCCCTGTAACCGCTGCCTCTCACACATCTCTAAATTTTTCCAAGGGTGTAATAACATGTGGTGAATTGTTCAATGTCCCCCTTGAAGAAATCACTGCGGAATTGAAACCCCAAGGAGTGACTCACGTACGCCAAATTTCCATTAGGCGGGATGaacaactccttcccacaaagcaTTATATCCTTACATTTCATAGACCAACAATCCCAGAATTCATATATGCTGGATATATTAAACTACCGGTCCGACAGTACATCCCAAACCCTTTGAGATGTTTTAAATGCCAGCGATTCGGCCATTCGAagattaattgccgcgggactctaacatgcgcccgctgtgcaggaAAAGACCACGATAGTGAACAGTGTAACGCCCCCGAAAAATGCGTGAACTGTGGAGGCTGTCATGCGTCGTTTTCTCGAGTCTGCGAACGctggaaaattgaaaaacaaataacctccattaaatttaaagaatctattTCGTATCCTGaagcaagaaaaaaagtattagctCAAACACCCAAACCTGGTGTGAGTTATGCTTCCGTTGTAAAAACACCCTTCTGTGCAAACTGTCAATGCACAAACTGTGTGAAATATAACTCCCAAACTACAACTGTCAAAAACTCTTCCGACTCTGAGATTGAAAATTCACCATCCAGTGCACCAGAAACTAGCAAACCAGTCCGATCGAAATCGAAATCAAACTCCAATTCTCAAAGAGCACTAAAGCTAAAGCTGTCAAAACGGGGACTTTCACCAAAAGAACTAAGAACTAAGTTGAAAAAATCTGCAACACAAAATTCTGTCGCTTTGGGACTTGCGACGAAAGGtaatgtccataaggacttaacgtccatctTTGGCTCACCTAAAAGTCCCGATTCCATTTCCCTCCATCCGTCTGACGAGGAGGATGAATtgcaaatgagttgcgatgtttcgccAACTCTTCATAACACTAGCCGTAATAAACTCAATTCTTCAGTTACTTAA
- the LOC129987638 gene encoding uncharacterized protein LOC129987638 — MGSSKKSPFSGHHSNYKSFTHHFDSFFVIKRVSDKNDPFNSVSPFLVQKAISATVGEVASIRKMRSGDLLVEVCSKKQAQQIIKLKALATIPVTVCSHASLNYSKGVITCGELFNVPIEEITKELSSQGVTHVRQITIRRDGQLLPTKHFILTFHSHQLPEYICAGYIKLPVRPYIPNPLRCFQCQRFGHSKTNCRGTITCARCAEKGHDCQQCTAPEKCTNCNGNHTSYSRLCERWQLEKRIVATKIKENISYPEARRKVLAQTPKPGLSYASAVQKSFCENCSCPNCSKHTSHKKPPEKASDSETENSTTSAPEPVKSKTSKQKPKPNKSRKLKLSKRGLSEKDLSPKLKKSLFKNSVALGLANRGIVHKDLTSIFGGTSKSPELISLHPSEEEDDDLKMSCEISQPLNTVPNFSATRTS; from the coding sequence ATGGGCTCCTccaagaaatctcccttcagtgggcatcattCTAATTACAAATCCTTCACTCAccattttgattccttttttgttATCAAGCGAGTATCCGATAAAAACGATCCATTTAACTCTGTTTCACCTTTTTTGGTCCAAAAAGCAATATCGGCGACAGTCGGCGAGGTTGCATCAATCCGCAAAATGCGTTCAGGCGATTTGCTGGTTGAAGTATGCTctaaaaagcaagcccagcaaatcatTAAACTAAAAGCATTGGCCACAATACCAGTTACAGTCTGTTCACATGCATCGCTAAACTATTCGAAAGGGGTAATAACATGCGGAGAACTGTTTAATGTACCTATAGAAGAGATAACGAAAGAACTATCGTCGCAGGGAGTGACACATGTACGCCAGATAACAATtaggcgggatggacaactcctcccAACAAAGCATTTTATTCTAACATTCCATAGCCATCAGTTACCTGAATATATATGTGCTGGCTATATAAAATTACCTGTACGCCCGTATATCCCCAATCCATTGAGATGCTttcaatgccagcgttttggGCATTCGAAAACTAACTGCCGCGGGACTATCACTTGTGCCCGCTGCGCAGAAAAAGGCCACGATTGTCAGCAGTGCACTGCACCAGAAAAGTGCACAAACTGCAATGGCAACCACACATCATATTCTCGTTTATGCGAACGCTGGCAACTGGAAAAACGAATAGttgcaactaaaataaaagaaaatatttcatacccAGAAGCCAGACGGAAAGTTTTGGCCCAGACTCCTAAACCTGGTCTTAGCTATGCATCTGCGGTCCAAAAGTCCTTCTGTGAAAACTGTTCCTGCCCAAATTGCTCAAAACACACTTCCCATAAAAAACCTCCTGAAAAAGCATCTGATTCAGAAACAGAAAATTCAACTACCAGTGCTCCTGAGCCTGTCAAATCAAAAACTTCCAAACAAAAACCGAAACCTAATAAATCTCGGAAGCTAAAACTTTCTAAACGTGGCCTATCTGAAAAAGACCtttctccaaaattaaaaaaatcacttttcaaaaattcagtcGCTCTTGGTCTTGCTAATCGGGGCATAGTCCACAAGGACTTAACCTCAATTTTTGGTGGAACGTCCAAAAGCCCTGAGCTCATATCACTTCATCCATCAGAAGAAGAGGATGACGATTTAAAAATGAGTTGCGAAATCTCGCAACCCCTTAACACTGTTCCAAATTTTTCTGCAACAAGaacctcttaa
- the LOC129987639 gene encoding uncharacterized protein LOC129987639, with product MAPPKKGPFSGRHIIPQVNFDNHFDKFFVIKRISENKETFETVSPFLVQKAIAATVGYITSIRKMRSGDLLVEVNSRKQAQQIQKLKALSTIPVSVSPHHSLNICKGVITCGEILNLPVNLITKELKSQGVTDVRRITIRRDGNIIETKHHILTFKSPKLPEFIYVGYIRRPVRPYIPNPLRCFNSQRFGHLKANCRGTLTCARCAGKEHDSQQCTAQEKCVNCGGNHTFFSRSCERWILEKKITTIKIKENISYPEARRKISIQTPTSGVSYAFAVQKSFCANCTCPSCTKSVKAGKKTSESDTEQSINSASDTDKQVNPKPNLDLSQ from the coding sequence ATGGCTCCTCCCAAGAAaggtccctttagtgggcgtcaCATTATTCCTCAAGTTAATTTTGATAAccattttgataagttttttgtTATTAAACGTATTTCCGAAAATAAGGAAACGTTTGAAACCGTTTCACCATTTTTAGTACAAAAGGCTATCGCTGCAACCGTTGGTTACATCACCTCTATTCGGaagatgcgttctggtgacttgcttgtCGAGGTAAATTCccgaaagcaagcccagcaaattcaaaaattgaaagcgTTATCTACAATACCTGTCAGTGTCAGCCCTCACCACTCGCTAAATATATGTAAGGGTGTCATAACTTGTGGTGAAATACTGAATCTTCCTGTAAACTTAATTACAAAGGAATTGAAGTCTCAAGGTGTCACAGATGTCCGCCGTATTACCATCCGGAGAGATGGCAATATAATTGAGACAAAACACCATATCTTAACTTTTAAGTCTCCAAAATTACCTGAATTTATATATGTGGGATATATAAGGCGACCTGTCAGACCATACATACCTAATCCCCTGAGATGTTTTAATTCCCAGCGTTTTGGCCACTTGAAGGCGAACTGCCGCGGGACcctcacttgcgcccgctgtgcaggaAAAGaacatgatagccagcagtgtacCGCCcaagaaaagtgcgtgaactgcgggGGAAATCATACATTCTTCTCTCGATCGTGTGAACGTtggattttagaaaagaaaataacaacaattaaaatcaagGAAAACATCTCATATCCCGAGGCTAGGCGAAAAATCTCAATACAAACGCCTACGTCTGGTGTAAGTTATGCGTTTGCTGTCCAAAAATCCTTTTGTGCAAATTGTACATGTCCCAGTTGTACGAAATCTGTCAAAGCAGGAAAGAAAACCTCTGAATCGGATACAGAACAATCCATAAACAGTGCTTCTGACACTGACAAACAAGTAAACCCCAAACCAAATCTAGATCTAAGCCAATGA